A window of Polaribacter litorisediminis contains these coding sequences:
- a CDS encoding efflux RND transporter permease subunit yields MLNKSIKFLIENKLVAVLLLVLFVGWGTVNAPFNWNIPFLPSNPVAVDAIPDIGENQQIVFTKWEGRSPQDIEDQITYPLTTSLLGIPGVKTIRSSSMFGFSSIYIIFEEDIEFYWSRSRILEKLNSLPSNLLPEGVNPALGPDATGLGQIFWYTLEGRDEKGNVTGGWDLQELRSIQDYYVKYGLSSASGVSEVASIGGYVQEYQVDVNPELMRQYNIGLNQVVKAVKSSNQDIGAQTLEINQVEYLVRGLGYVKSIEDIENAVVTSEDFTAIKIKDIGKVSLGPATRRGILDKEGAEVVGGVVVARYGANPMEVITNVKTQIEELKGGLPTKVLADGRTSQLTIVPFYDRTELIEETLDTLNEALTLEILITILVIIVMVFNLRASILISGLLPVAVLMVFVTMKLFNVDANIVALSGIAIAIGTMVDVGVILAENMIRHLDDEKSQIREDGTKYTTDEIIYNATAEVSGAILTAVLTTIISFVPVFTMIGAEGKLFRPLAFTKTMALSASLVIALFLIPPFAAYLFRKSTLKNSTKYIWNGLLIAAGLFTMISGFWLGIILIAFGIINIQRFTNFLPFGKMPMADGIVSCTAIIFLLAEYWRPLGFDRSILINLIFVAIICFGILGIFSVFRKYYSQILKLALAHKIMFLMIPATVLIAGGWILNNTGKEFMPSLNEGSFLLMPTSLPHSGVAENKRVLQQLDMAVATIPEIKTVVGKAGRTASALDPAPLSMYENMIQYKSEYMRNSEGKRQRYKVNEDGLFELKNGSFCADGSNKKAQNASQVFKTCEVSNKELIEDNDGEFYRNWRPEINSPDDIWNEIVKVTKLPGVTSAPKLQPIETRLVMLQTGMRAPMGIKIKGQDLKQIEAFGLQLESLLKQAEGVKIEAVFADRIVGKPYLLIDIDREKIARYGISIEDVQNILKVAVGGIQLTQTVEGRERYGIRVRYPRELRNNPESIKDIYIPVSKGNPIPLSELATIRYEKGPQVIKSEDTFLVGYVLFDKLDGFAEVDVVENAQALFQQKIDAGELTVPKGISYKFTGTYENQLRAEKTLSVVVPLALAIIFLILYFQFKSVATSFMVFTGITVAFAGGFIMIWLYGQDWFFNFSFFGENMRNLFHMKTINLSVAVWVGFIALFGIATDDGVVMATYLTQTFEREKPSDKESIRAAALKAAEKRIRPCLMTTVTTILALLPVLTSTGKGSDIMIPMAIPIFGGMVIDITSYFIVPVLFSWREELRLKRKEKKENSI; encoded by the coding sequence ATGCTCAATAAAAGCATCAAATTTCTAATAGAAAATAAACTCGTAGCGGTTTTATTACTCGTACTTTTTGTAGGTTGGGGAACTGTAAATGCTCCTTTTAATTGGAACATTCCATTTTTACCAAGTAACCCGGTTGCTGTAGATGCCATTCCAGATATTGGCGAAAATCAGCAAATAGTTTTCACAAAATGGGAAGGTCGCTCACCACAAGATATTGAAGATCAAATTACCTATCCTTTAACCACTTCTCTATTAGGTATTCCAGGAGTTAAAACTATTCGTAGCTCTTCTATGTTTGGTTTTTCAAGTATCTACATCATTTTTGAAGAAGATATCGAGTTTTATTGGAGCAGAAGTAGAATTTTAGAAAAACTAAATTCTTTACCAAGCAACCTATTGCCAGAAGGAGTAAATCCTGCTTTGGGTCCAGATGCCACAGGTTTAGGTCAAATTTTTTGGTACACGCTAGAAGGTCGTGACGAAAAAGGAAATGTTACTGGTGGTTGGGATTTACAAGAATTACGAAGTATTCAAGATTACTATGTAAAATACGGATTATCATCTGCGAGTGGTGTTTCTGAAGTTGCCTCTATTGGTGGTTATGTTCAGGAATATCAAGTGGATGTGAATCCTGAATTAATGCGACAATACAATATTGGTTTGAATCAAGTTGTAAAAGCGGTTAAAAGTAGCAATCAAGATATTGGAGCGCAAACTTTAGAAATAAATCAAGTTGAATATTTAGTCCGTGGATTAGGGTATGTAAAATCCATCGAAGATATTGAAAACGCCGTAGTTACTTCCGAAGATTTTACAGCCATCAAAATAAAAGATATTGGTAAAGTTTCTTTAGGCCCAGCAACAAGAAGAGGAATTTTAGACAAAGAAGGTGCAGAAGTTGTGGGTGGTGTTGTCGTTGCAAGATATGGCGCAAACCCGATGGAAGTAATTACGAATGTAAAAACTCAAATTGAGGAATTAAAAGGAGGTTTACCAACTAAAGTTTTAGCCGATGGAAGAACCTCTCAATTAACAATTGTTCCTTTTTATGATAGAACAGAATTAATTGAAGAAACATTAGACACGCTTAATGAAGCATTAACATTAGAAATTCTGATTACCATTTTGGTAATTATTGTCATGGTTTTTAATCTTCGAGCTTCAATTTTAATATCTGGTTTATTACCAGTTGCCGTATTAATGGTATTTGTGACCATGAAACTATTTAATGTGGATGCAAATATTGTGGCACTTTCAGGAATTGCCATAGCGATAGGAACCATGGTTGATGTTGGCGTCATACTCGCCGAAAATATGATCCGTCATTTAGATGATGAAAAATCACAAATTCGTGAAGATGGTACAAAATATACTACAGACGAGATAATTTACAATGCAACTGCAGAGGTTTCTGGCGCCATCTTAACAGCCGTTTTAACTACAATTATTAGTTTTGTTCCTGTATTTACAATGATTGGTGCAGAAGGAAAATTGTTTAGACCTTTAGCTTTTACCAAAACAATGGCTTTATCTGCATCTTTGGTCATTGCTTTATTTTTAATTCCGCCTTTTGCAGCCTATTTATTTAGAAAATCAACTCTTAAAAATTCAACCAAATATATCTGGAATGGTCTTTTAATAGCTGCTGGACTCTTTACGATGATTTCTGGATTTTGGTTGGGTATTATTTTGATTGCTTTCGGAATTATAAATATTCAAAGATTCACTAATTTTCTTCCCTTTGGGAAGATGCCAATGGCAGATGGGATTGTTTCTTGTACTGCTATTATATTTTTACTTGCAGAATATTGGCGACCATTAGGTTTTGATAGAAGTATACTGATCAACTTGATTTTTGTAGCCATTATTTGCTTCGGTATTTTAGGAATATTCTCAGTTTTCAGAAAATATTACTCGCAAATTCTAAAATTAGCTTTGGCTCATAAAATCATGTTTTTAATGATTCCTGCAACCGTGCTTATTGCTGGAGGTTGGATTTTAAACAACACTGGTAAAGAATTTATGCCTTCGCTAAATGAAGGATCATTCTTATTAATGCCCACTTCATTACCGCATTCTGGTGTTGCAGAAAATAAGCGAGTTTTACAACAATTAGATATGGCCGTTGCCACCATTCCAGAAATTAAAACTGTGGTTGGTAAAGCTGGTAGAACAGCATCTGCTTTAGATCCTGCACCTTTATCAATGTATGAAAATATGATTCAGTATAAATCTGAATATATGCGCAATTCAGAAGGAAAAAGGCAACGTTATAAAGTAAATGAAGATGGTTTATTTGAATTAAAAAATGGAAGTTTTTGTGCTGATGGTTCTAACAAAAAAGCCCAAAACGCCTCACAGGTTTTTAAAACTTGTGAGGTCTCAAACAAAGAATTAATTGAAGACAATGATGGCGAATTTTACCGTAATTGGAGACCAGAGATCAATAGTCCAGATGATATTTGGAATGAAATTGTAAAAGTTACCAAATTACCAGGCGTTACTTCTGCTCCAAAATTACAACCCATAGAAACAAGGTTAGTAATGTTGCAAACAGGTATGCGTGCACCCATGGGAATAAAAATAAAAGGGCAAGATTTAAAACAAATTGAAGCTTTTGGTCTGCAATTAGAAAGCCTTTTAAAACAAGCAGAAGGCGTTAAAATAGAAGCTGTTTTTGCTGATAGAATTGTTGGAAAACCTTATTTACTGATTGATATTGACAGAGAAAAAATTGCACGTTATGGAATTTCTATTGAAGATGTGCAGAATATTTTAAAAGTTGCCGTTGGCGGAATACAATTAACGCAAACTGTGGAAGGAAGAGAGCGTTATGGAATTCGAGTGCGTTATCCGAGAGAATTGCGCAACAATCCAGAATCTATAAAAGATATTTATATTCCTGTTTCAAAAGGAAACCCTATTCCTTTAAGTGAATTAGCAACCATTAGATATGAAAAAGGTCCACAAGTTATTAAAAGTGAAGATACTTTTTTAGTAGGGTATGTTTTGTTTGATAAATTAGATGGTTTTGCTGAAGTTGATGTGGTTGAAAATGCCCAAGCTTTATTTCAACAAAAAATAGATGCTGGCGAATTAACGGTTCCAAAAGGCATCAGTTACAAATTTACTGGAACGTATGAGAATCAATTAAGAGCAGAAAAAACACTGTCTGTTGTAGTTCCTTTAGCCTTGGCAATTATTTTCTTGATTTTATATTTTCAATTTAAATCGGTTGCTACATCATTCATGGTTTTTACAGGAATTACGGTGGCTTTTGCCGGTGGTTTTATTATGATTTGGTTGTATGGTCAAGATTGGTTTTTCAATTTTAGCTTTTTTGGAGAAAATATGAGAAATCTCTTTCATATGAAAACCATCAATTTAAGTGTGGCTGTTTGGGTTGGTTTTATTGCGTTATTTGGCATTGCAACAGATGATGGTGTTGTAATGGCAACTTATTTAACGCAAACATTTGAACGTGAAAAACCTTCGGATAAAGAAAGTATTAGAGCGGCTGCTTTAAAAGCTGCAGAAAAACGAATTCGTCCTTGTTTAATGACAACGGTTACTACAATTTTAGCATTATTACCCGTTTTAACTTCCACAGGAAAAGGAAGTGATATTATGATTCCGATGGCAATTCCGATTTTTGGTGGAATGGTCATTGACATTACCTCCTATTTTATTGTGCCGGTTTTATTTAGTTGGCGAGAAGAGTTGAGGTTGAAAAGAAAAGAAAAAAAAGAGAATAGTATATAG